The stretch of DNA CACCGAGGGCCAACGCGGCGACCAGGTCCGCGCCGGTGGCGAATCCGCCCGAGGCTATCGTCACCACACCGACCCTGGCTGCGACGGCCGGAATCAGCACCAACCCGGGGATGTCGTCTTCTCCGGGGTGTCCGGCGCATTCGAATCCGTCGACAGAGACGGCGTCGACACCCATCCGCTCAGCCGACAGCGAGTGTCGGACGGCGACGGCCTTGTGGACTACCTTGATGCCTGCGGTTTTGAATGCGGCCACATGCTCGGCGGGATTCGCGCCGGCGGTCTCTACGATCGGCACGTCGTTGTCGATGATCACCTGGCGGTACTCGTCATCCGGGACCGGTTTCACAGTGGGCAGGATCGTGAGGTTGACGCCGAACGGGCGGGACGTGAGCTCGCGCGTCCGCCGGATCTCGTCATCGAGCGCCTGTGGTGTCGGCTGGGTCAGCGCGGTCAGGAACCCGAGGGCTCCGGCGTTCGCGACGGCCGAGATCAATGGGGCCGTTCCAACCCCCGTCATCCCGCCGCAGACGATCGGGTGCTCGATGCCGAACTCCTCGGTGAATCGGGTGCGCAACATACGGGTGGAGTCTCCTCTCGTCGGGGATTGGAACAGCTGTCGTCGAGCCCCAAGCTATGCCTTCGGCAGACGCGGGGTGCGGCGACGCTCCAGGCGGGCGAGCGTGCGGCGGTGAACAGCGTCGGGACCGTCGACGATGCGGAGTGCACGTGCCCAGGCGTAGAAGTACGCGAGGGGCGTGTCGTCGCTGATGCCTGCCGCGCCGAACACCTCGATGGCACGTTCGATTACCGCGCATGCCATCGCGGGTGCCGCAACCTTGATCTCGGCGACTTCGGCACGAGCCTTCGAGGCTCCACCTGCGTCGATCAGCGATGCGCAGCGGTAGACGAGCATGCGCGCCTGGTCGATCTCGATGCGAGACTGGGCGATCGCATCCTGCACGTTGGCGTGCTCGAACAGCGGCTTGCCGAATGCGACGCGGTGCTGTGCGCGGTCTACGAGCAGTTCGAGAGCACGTTCGGCCATGCCGATGGCACGCATCGCGTGGTGTACACGGCCGGGTCCGAGGCGAGCTTGTGAGATCAGGAAGCCGTCACCCTCGTTCGCCAGCAGGTTGGTGGCCGGAACACGGACGTCGGTGAACGAGATCTCCGAGTGGCCATGCTGATCCTGGTAGCCGAACAGTGGAAGGTGTCGCTCGATGACCATGCCCGGGGTGTCGCGTTCGACGAGCACCATCGACTGTTGGCGGTGCGGGTCGGCGTCGGCGTCGGTCTTGCCCATCACGATGAAGATCTCGCAGCGGCTGTCGGCAGCGCCGGTGATGAACCACTTGCGGCCGTTGATCACGTACTCGTCGCCGTCGCGGACGATACTCGTTTCGACATTGGTGGCATCCGAGGATGCGACGTCCGGCTCGGTCATCGCGAACGCCGAACGGATCCGGCCGTCCAAGAGCGGCGCCAGCCAACGCTCCCGCTGCTCGGGAGTCGCGAACAATTCGAGCGTCTCCATGTTTCCGGTGTCGGGCGCCTGACAGTTGATGGCCTCCGGGGCGATGACCGGGGACCAGCCGCTTATCTCGGCGATCGCCGCGTACTCGACGTTGGTCATGCCACCGTACTTGTGGTGGAAGAGATTCCACAGGCCGCGCTTGCGTGCCTCGGCCTTGAGCTCCTCCATCACCGGCGGATGCTCGTGTGGTCCGTGCTCGGCGAGATAGTCCGACCAGGTCTTCTCCGCGGGGAAGACATGCTCGGCCATGAAGTCCCACATTTTCTCCGACATCTCGGCGGCATGCGAGGACAACTCGAAATCCATGGTTCTCCTGTTTCTGTTTCGGGGCCTAGTAGACGTCCTGGCTGTAGCGTCGCTGACGCTTCAAGTCGGCCAAGTAGTCCCAGGCGGCGTACTCGGCGAGCCCGCCGTGCTTCACGATCACCTCGATGAGTGCAGCCTCGACGGCGTGTGACATGCTGACGCCGTCTCCGCAGATGTAGAAGTGCGCGCCGTCCTGGAGCCAGGTGAAGACCTCGGCGCCCTGCTCGCGCAGGCGGTCCTGTACGTAGATCTTGTGCTCCTGGTCGCGGGAGAAGGCGGTCGACAGATTCGCCAGGAGCCCCTGCTCCTGCCATTCGGTGAGTTCGTCGCGGTAGAGGAAGTCGCACGACTCACGCTGGTCGCCGAAGAACAGCCAGTTCTTTCCCTTCGCCCCGCGAGCGCGGCGTTCGAGGAGGAACGAGCGGAAGGGAGCGACACCGACACCCGGCCCGACCATGATCGCCGGGGCGTCGTCGGCGGGCAGGCGGAAGCTCGGGTTCGGGGCGAGGAACACTGACACCTGCTGTGCACCGTCGACGCCGATCGTCGACGAGCCTGCGCCGACGCGGTCGCGGCCGTCGCGGTGGTATGCCACGTTCGAGACGAGCAGGTCGGCCTTCTTCGGGGACTCCGTCGGACCCGAGCTGATCGAGTACGAACGGTGCTGCAGCGAGCCGAGCAGGCCCGCGACGTCGGCGGAGGAACGCTTGTCGGCCGGGACCATGGTGATCAGGTCGAGGACGTCCCGACCCCACAGCCAGGATTCCAGTGCTTCGCGGTCGCCGTTGTCGCGCAGGTGGACGAGCTCGACGTCGCCGGACTCGGCGGCCGCCCACTCGATGAGGTCGTTGCCGGGCAGACGCAACTCGCGGCGGTGGGTGAGTTCCTCCCGCCAGGTCTCCTCGCCGCCGGGGAAGGTCGTGTCCGGATCGACGGCGAGCGCTTCCAGGACGCCGTCGACCAGCGGGGTCGGGTTGGCCGGGATCAGACCGAGGGAGTCGCCGGGCAGATACTCGATACCGCTGTCGCCGAGGTCGACCTCGAGGTGCAGCACAGACTTTAGCGAGCCGTCGCCGGACAGGACGGTGCGGTTCTCAACGGTGGCGAGGTAAGGGTCCTGACGTGTCCAACGCGCCGGCACCGTCGACGAGGGGGAGATCTCGACGGCGACGGTCTCCACCGGCGCGTCGGCGTCGCCGAGCGAGGCGAAGGTCGTCTTGACGACCTCGACCCACTGCTTCGAGGGCGACTCGTAGTCGAGATCGCAGTCGACGCGGTCGAGTAGGCGCTGCGCGCCGAGTTCGCCGAACTTCACGTCGAACAGGCGGCCCGCCTCGCAGAAGTGATCATACGATGAGTCGCCGAGGGCGAGCACCGCGAAGCGCATGGACGTCAGATCCGGCGCATCGGCTTCGAGTCCGTCCCACAGATCCTGAGCGTTGTCGGGCATGTTGCCGTCGTCGTACGTCGATGAGACGACCACGACGTGGTGCATCTCCTCGAGGTCGGATGCGTCGAACTCGTCCATCGACATCAGCTTGGTCTCGAAGCCGTCAGCTGCCAACGCATCGGCGGCATCCATGGCGATGACCTCGGCATTTCCAGTCTGGGTGCCGAAGAGCACGTGGATGAAGGGACGGTCGTTGGAAGACATGTGGGGCACTCCTGCCTGGACGGGCACGCTTCTGCTTGCGTGTGACGGACGACACGCATTAATATCATGAGGAATATCGCCCTAGCTGTCAAGTGTGGTCCGATGAAAACATCATGAGGAACATTCCTCGTGAGGATTGACAATTCGGCGCTCGGCGGGTGGAATCGGGATCACACGCGGTGTGTCGAGTATCTCAGCGACTCCCCCAAAGGCGATACATCACCCACTCTCGATTGCGAATGAAGGAAACGATGCAATGACCGATGCGGCCATCAGCGAACAACAGCGCCTCGCGCTGGAGGAGTACCGGGTCGCCTCCGTGTTGACTCGGTACAGTGTCGCCTGCGACGAGCGCGATCGCGAGGAGCTGGCGACACTGTTCCATCCGGACGCCACCGCGGTCTACGACAAGGATGCGGATCTGGTCGGCAACACGGCGATCGCCGAGTGGATCAGCAGTGCGACCGCGCATCTTCGCTGGCAGCAGCACGCGGTTCGCGTCATGACCGTCGACATCGACGGCGACCGCGCTCGTGCGGTCAGTTACCTCACCTCACACCAGGTCGCGTTCGACACCCCGGACGTCACCCTGATGATGAACAGCCGCTACGACACCGAGCATGCGCTCGCCGACGGTCGCTGGGTCATCACCAAGCTCTTGCTCACCGTGGGGACGGTCGAGAACCGTCCCATCCAACTCGGCACACTCGTGCCGGACAGCAATTCGGAGGTCTCCAATGACTGAATCACCCGTTCAGATTCTGGAAGGGGAGGAGCGCAACGGCTGCCCGGTTGTGCACTTCGACTTCAACCAGCCGCTGCCGCTGAACCAATACCACAGTGAACTCGACCGGCTCCGTGCGATCTCGCCGATTGTCTGGAACACCTACGGTCAGGGATTCTGGATGCTGCTCAGTGACGACACAGTCCGGGAGGCGTACCACAAGTACGAGATCTTCAGCAGTGAAGCGACGATCCCGACGGTGCCCGAGCCGGACTGGCACTGGATCCCGACAATGGAGAACCCGCCCCAGCACAAACTGTACCGTCGCGTGCTGAACGCCCCCTTCTCGCCACGTGCGATCCGTGACCGCGAGGACCGGATCCGCGATCATGCCATCAGCTTCATCGAGCCGATCGTTCAGACCGGCCGGGTGAACTTCGTCGACGCGTTCGCCAAGGAGTTCCCGACCAAGGTCTTCTTGGAGATCGTCGGGCTTCCGCACGAGGACTCCAAGCAGTTCGTGGAATGGGTCGAGATCGTCTTCGGCGGTCTCGGCGCCGAAGAGGACGGTGCGGCGGACGCGATGGCCGGCGCGCAGGCCGCCATTCGGCAGTACTTTGCGGACCTTCTCGAAGATCGCAAGGCGAACCCGCGCGAGGACGACTTCTTCACGGACCTCTCGCAGGCGACGATCGGCGCGAACCGCATCACCGACGAGGAGTTTCTCAACATCTGCAACGTCCTGATTCTCGCGGGTCTGGACACCGTCAAGAGCCAGCTCGGCTACTGCTTGCTGCACCTGGCGACCCACCCCGACGACCGCCAGCGGATCCTCGACGACCCCGCGCTGATTCCGGTGGCCGTCGAAGAGCTGGTGCGCGTCTACTCGATCGTCATGGACGGCCGGAAGATCGTCCAGGACGCCGAGTTCCACGGGTGCCCGATGAAGGCCGGTGAAATGGCGATGCTGACGGTCCCTTCGGCCACCCGCGACGAGACCAAGTACGCCGATCCGACACAGGTGGACTTCGACCGCACCGACGCGACCGGCCATCTGGCTTTCGCTGCGGGCCCGCACAAGTGCCTGGGCACCCACTTGGCCCGTCGCGAACTGAACATCGCGATGGAGGAGTGGCACAAACGCATCCCGCACTATCGCGCCGTCGATCTGAGCAAGCTGAGCGAGACGGGGCCGCAGTTGGGACTGGAAGAGCTCTGGCTGGAGTGGGACGTCGCCGAATGACCGTGGTACGAAGTCGTGAAGTGCATCTGGTCCGACGGCCGGAAGGCACTCCGGTCCACGACGACATCGCACTGGTGACCGTCGACGTCGAAGCGGGGGCCGGGCAGGTCCTCGTCCGGAACACCGCGATGTCGGTCGAGCCGTATATGCGCGGACGGATGTCCGTGGACAAGGGGTCGTACGTCGAGCCGTACGAGTTGAACGCTCCGATGGACGGATTCGTCACGGGTGTCGTCGAGTGGTCCGACGCCCCCGACGTTCCGGTCGGATCGGTCGTGGTGCACGAGTACGGGTGGCGCGAGTACGTCGCGCTGGCGCCGTCGGACGTCGATGTCGTCGACACCGACGGGCTCAAAGCCACCGACTACCTCGGCGTCCTCGGCCAGACCGGACTCACCGCGTGGGTCGGAATGAACGTGGTGGGCCGCTTCAAGGAGGGCGACACCGTGTTCGTGTCGTCGGCGGCGGGCGGTGTCGGAGCGGTGGCGGGCCAGCTCGCCAAGGCGAAGGGCTGCGTCGTCATCGGCAGCTGCGGGTCGGCCGACAAAGTGAAGTCTGTCGTCGACGACTTCGGTTTCGACGCCGCGTTCGACTACCACGACGGCACCGTGCGGGTGCTGCTCCGCGAGGCGCTCGAAAAGGTCGACAGGCCCGGACTCGACCTCTACTACGACAACGTCGGTGCCGAGCACCTGGAAGCCGCGATCCGCGAGATGAACGACAACGGTGCGATCGCACTCTGCGGTGCGATCTCCGTGTACAACGCCACTGAGGTGGTACCCGGTCCGCGGAACCTGCTGCTGATGATCTGGAGGCGGCTGCGGATGGAGGGCTTCATCGTCACCGACCACGAGGACAAGCGTCCGCAGTTCCTCGAGGAGATGACCGACTTGGTCCGTCGCGGCGTCGTCACCAGCCCGGAGACCTACGTCGGGCACGGCATCGAGGAGGCGTTCGACGGATTCCTCGCGCTCCTCGACGGCGGCGCGGTGATCGGCAAGGCGTTGGTGAGCCTGGGGACGGACGCGTGACCGGGGGGACCTCCGTCGAGGCAGTGGAGGACTTCTCGAGTCGCGTCGCGCAGTGGTACGCCGAGCAGGGGCTGACCCCCCGTGCAGACGCGGACGATCGGGAGCGCAGTCTCGCGGTGTTCCACGATCTGTCGTACGAGGCCGAACTCGAGCTGATCACAGCGCTCGCCGACTGGATCCGGACTCGTTACGACGCAGGCTTCGGCGCCGTCGGCTGGCCGGAATCGTTCGGTGGAGCTGGGCTCTCCGCCGAACACGAGGCGGTGCTGGCCAGGATCGAGTCCGAGTACGAGGTGCCCAGTCCCCACGAGCTCATGTCGGTGACGCTGCATCTCATCGCACCGACGCTGCGCGTGTTCGACCGCACACCGGAGATGCGCGCGTTGATCTCACCGATGCTGCGCGGCGACGTGCTGGCCTGCCAGCTGTTCTCCGAGCCCGGCGCGGGCAGTGACCTCGCGAGCCTGGCGACGCGGGCTCGGCGCGAGGGCGACGAGTGGGTCATCACCGGTCAGAAGGTGTGGACATCCGGCGCGCGATTCGCGCAGTGGGGCGAACTGCTGGCACGAACGGATCCGGACGTTCCGAAGCATCGGGGAATCACCGCGTTCATGGTGCCGCTCGACGCCGCAGGCATAGAGGTGCGACCCCTTCGACAGATGTCGGGCGGATCGAGCTTCAACGAGGTCTTCCTCGAAGAAGTACGCATTCCCGACGCGTACCGGATCGGCGATGTCGGCGACGGGTGGAAGGTAGCGCTCACGACGCTCGGCTTCGAGCGGAACTCGAGCGGCGAGAACACGGATGTCGGCGGCAGCGTCGATCAGGTGATCAGCCTGGCCCGCGCAACGGGAGCTCTCGACGATCAGGTCCTGCGTCAGAAGTTGGCCGATCTGTTGATCTCGCACCGACTGGCCGAGGTCTCGTCGGCGCGCGACGCCGTAGCCGGCGACCCGACCGGTGTCCTCGGGTCGATGCGGAAACTGCAGTGGACACAGCGGCTCACGCAGATGTCAGACTTCGTGATCGACGCACTCGAAGGCGACCTCGCCGTCGACTGCGGTGCGCCGCAGTCGTTCGCCTGGACCGAGCATGTGCTCGGTGCGCCTGGTTATCGCATCGCCGGCGGTAGCGACGAGATCCAGCGAAATCTCATCGCGGAGCGCTATCTCGGCCTTCCGGCCGAGCCGCGCGGTGACAAGAACACTCCCTGGCGAGACATCCCTCGCTGAGCATATGAATCGTAAGGACACAGACATGGGAACTTTGGATGGCAAGGTCGTGCTGGTCACAGCTGGATCGCGCGGAATCGGTCGTGGCGTGGTGGAAGCACTGCTGGCCGAGGGAGCGTCCGTCGCGATGACGGGCCGATCTCCGGAGAAGGGTGCGAGGGCTCTGGAGGAGATCGGTCTGCCGGATCGGACTGTGTTCTTCGCCGGCGATGCGCGTGATCGTGACGATGTCGCCGGGTGGGTGACGTCGACGGTGGAGCGGTTCGGTTCGATCGATGTTCTGGTGAACAACGCCGGTGGCAGTGATGGTTTCGCGTTGGTGCATGAGATGACCGATCAGGCGTGGGAGAACGCGTTCACGTTCATTTTGGATTCGGCGTTCTGGGCTACGCGTGCGGCGTTGAAGCACATGGTGGCGCAGGGGTCGGGTCGGATCGTGAACATCTCGTCGGTCGAGGGGAAGATGGGCAACAAGGCGACGGTGTCGCATTACATCTCAGCCAAGCATGCGTTGAACGGTCTGACGAAGGCGGTGGCGTTCGAGTACGGCCGTCAGGGGATCACGTGCAACGCGATCTGCCCGGGCGCCGTCGAGACCGATCTCATGCGTGAGGTCGGGCCGTCGTGGGCTGCTGAGAACGGCATGACCTACGAGGAGTACAAGAACGGGTACGCCAAGGAAGCGGCGACCGGACAGCTGAACACGGCGCAGGAAGTCGGTGCGACCGTGGTGCTGATGGCCGGCCCTGCGGGTGCCGGGATCAACGGTGCGCTGTGGAACGTCGACGGCGGCACAGCTCCGTACTGATCGACCTGAGTCCGTACTCGATATGAAAGGCAGTATCTGTGGGTTCATTGGATGGCGAGGTCGCACTGGTCACAGCCGGTTCCGGGGGAATCGGTCGCGGCGTTGTGAACGCGCTGCTCATGGAGGGCGCTTCGGTAGCGCTCACCGGGCGTTCGACCGAACGCGGTGCGAGGGCTCTGGAGGAGATCGGTCTGCCGGATCGGACTGTGTTCTTCGCCGGCGATGCGCGTGATCGTGACGATGTCGCCGGGTGGGTGACGTCGACGGTGGAGCGGTTCGGTTCGATCGATGTTCTGGTGAACAACGCCGGTGGCAGTGATGGTTTCGCGTTGGTGCATGAGATGACCGATCAGGCGTGGGAGAACGCGTTCACGTTCATTTTGGATTCGGCGTTCTGGGCTACGCGTGCGGCGTTGAAGCACATGGTGGCGCAGGGGTCGGGTCGGATCGTGAACATCTCGTCGGTCGAGGGGAAGATGGGCAACAAGGCGACGGTGTCGCATTACATCTCAGCCAAGCATGCGTTGAACGGTCTGACGAAGGCGGTGGCGTTCGAGTACGGCCGTCAGGGGATCACGTGCAACGCGATCTGCCCGGGCGCCGTCGAGACCGAACGGACCAAGGAGATCGGTCCGGAGTTCGCGGCTGAGAACGGCCTGACCTATGAGGAGTACATCGCCGACTACGCGAAGGACGCCGCGACGGGCCGATTGAACACACCGGAGCAGATCGGTGCGACCGTGGTGCTGATGGCCGGCCCTGCGGGTGCCGGGATCAACGGTGCGCTGTGGAACGTCGACGGCGGCACAGCTCCGTACTGATCGCTCGACCCGGGGCCGCCGGGACCAGATCGTGGGCCGGATTGCATCGCGCAGTCCGGCCCATCGTCGTCTTTCGCAGACGCCGAATACGAAATCTCATAAGGAATAAGCGATTCTGCTTGACGATATTCATCAGGATATATATGTTGATAGTGAGATCTGAATCACTATGAAAGGCTGAATGTGCCTCAGGATGCGAATCGCGGATCAGTCGTGGGTGGAGAACAGATCGCCGAACGGGTGCCGGGCGTACGGCGAGGCCCGCTCTCCGGGGTGAAAGTCGCCGACTTCTGCTGGATGGGCGTCGGTGCCGTCGCGACGCGAATGCTCGCGGACTTCGGTGCCGAGGTGATCCGCATCGAGGATCGGGATCGGCCGGATCTACCGCGGCGCCTGCCGCTATACAAGGGAGAAGTGCGCGCTTACGGCGACATCGATCCGAATCCGGACCCGAACAAGGGCGGACTCTTCAACAACTACAACCGCAACAAGCTGGGCATCACGTTGAACATGCGGACGGAGAAGGGCCGTGAGATCGCCGAGCGGCTCATCGCCGACAGCGGGATCGTCACAGAGAACTTCGCCCCGGGCGTCCTGGAGAAGTGGGGCTTGACGCGAGAACGCATCGAGGAACTGCGCCCCGGTTCGATCCTCGCGCGAATGGCGGGGTTCGGACACGATGGGCCGCACCATCGGTTCCGCAGCTATGGGCCGGTGATCCAGGCGGTGTGCGGATTGTCGTTCAACAGCGGCCTGCCCGGTCGAGAACCGTCCGCCTGGGGAATGTCGTACATGGACAATCAGGCCGCCTACTACAACGCGATCGCGCTGATGACTGCGATCTACCACCGCAAGCGCACGGGCGAGGGGATGTACCTCGACGTCTCCGCGGTGGAAGCCGGGATCGGACTGCTCGGCCCCGACCTGCTCGATACTCTGGTGAACGGTCGTCCGAGTAGACGCCCGGACTTCCCGCGCGGCAATCGCCTTGAATTCCCCGACGCGGCACCGCACGGCGTGTATCCGGCGTCGGGTGAGGATCAGTGGATCGCCGTCGCTGTCTTCGACGAGAAGGAC from Gordonia humi encodes:
- a CDS encoding NAD(P)H-dependent flavin oxidoreductase, coding for MLRTRFTEEFGIEHPIVCGGMTGVGTAPLISAVANAGALGFLTALTQPTPQALDDEIRRTRELTSRPFGVNLTILPTVKPVPDDEYRQVIIDNDVPIVETAGANPAEHVAAFKTAGIKVVHKAVAVRHSLSAERMGVDAVSVDGFECAGHPGEDDIPGLVLIPAVAARVGVVTIASGGFATGADLVAALALGASAINMGTRFVASAEAQVHQNVKDQIVANTERDTTLVFRQFRNTARVAKNAVTDEIREIESRPDSTFDDIAHLASGERGRQVVLADGDMDGGMWWVGQPQGLIGEVTTCREIVASIVEEAEDLIASRLAATIV
- a CDS encoding acyl-CoA dehydrogenase family protein — encoded protein: MDFELSSHAAEMSEKMWDFMAEHVFPAEKTWSDYLAEHGPHEHPPVMEELKAEARKRGLWNLFHHKYGGMTNVEYAAIAEISGWSPVIAPEAINCQAPDTGNMETLELFATPEQRERWLAPLLDGRIRSAFAMTEPDVASSDATNVETSIVRDGDEYVINGRKWFITGAADSRCEIFIVMGKTDADADPHRQQSMVLVERDTPGMVIERHLPLFGYQDQHGHSEISFTDVRVPATNLLANEGDGFLISQARLGPGRVHHAMRAIGMAERALELLVDRAQHRVAFGKPLFEHANVQDAIAQSRIEIDQARMLVYRCASLIDAGGASKARAEVAEIKVAAPAMACAVIERAIEVFGAAGISDDTPLAYFYAWARALRIVDGPDAVHRRTLARLERRRTPRLPKA
- a CDS encoding diflavin oxidoreductase; its protein translation is MSSNDRPFIHVLFGTQTGNAEVIAMDAADALAADGFETKLMSMDEFDASDLEEMHHVVVVSSTYDDGNMPDNAQDLWDGLEADAPDLTSMRFAVLALGDSSYDHFCEAGRLFDVKFGELGAQRLLDRVDCDLDYESPSKQWVEVVKTTFASLGDADAPVETVAVEISPSSTVPARWTRQDPYLATVENRTVLSGDGSLKSVLHLEVDLGDSGIEYLPGDSLGLIPANPTPLVDGVLEALAVDPDTTFPGGEETWREELTHRRELRLPGNDLIEWAAAESGDVELVHLRDNGDREALESWLWGRDVLDLITMVPADKRSSADVAGLLGSLQHRSYSISSGPTESPKKADLLVSNVAYHRDGRDRVGAGSSTIGVDGAQQVSVFLAPNPSFRLPADDAPAIMVGPGVGVAPFRSFLLERRARGAKGKNWLFFGDQRESCDFLYRDELTEWQEQGLLANLSTAFSRDQEHKIYVQDRLREQGAEVFTWLQDGAHFYICGDGVSMSHAVEAALIEVIVKHGGLAEYAAWDYLADLKRQRRYSQDVY
- a CDS encoding nuclear transport factor 2 family protein, whose translation is MTDAAISEQQRLALEEYRVASVLTRYSVACDERDREELATLFHPDATAVYDKDADLVGNTAIAEWISSATAHLRWQQHAVRVMTVDIDGDRARAVSYLTSHQVAFDTPDVTLMMNSRYDTEHALADGRWVITKLLLTVGTVENRPIQLGTLVPDSNSEVSND
- a CDS encoding cytochrome P450, with protein sequence MTESPVQILEGEERNGCPVVHFDFNQPLPLNQYHSELDRLRAISPIVWNTYGQGFWMLLSDDTVREAYHKYEIFSSEATIPTVPEPDWHWIPTMENPPQHKLYRRVLNAPFSPRAIRDREDRIRDHAISFIEPIVQTGRVNFVDAFAKEFPTKVFLEIVGLPHEDSKQFVEWVEIVFGGLGAEEDGAADAMAGAQAAIRQYFADLLEDRKANPREDDFFTDLSQATIGANRITDEEFLNICNVLILAGLDTVKSQLGYCLLHLATHPDDRQRILDDPALIPVAVEELVRVYSIVMDGRKIVQDAEFHGCPMKAGEMAMLTVPSATRDETKYADPTQVDFDRTDATGHLAFAAGPHKCLGTHLARRELNIAMEEWHKRIPHYRAVDLSKLSETGPQLGLEELWLEWDVAE
- a CDS encoding NADP-dependent oxidoreductase — its product is MTVVRSREVHLVRRPEGTPVHDDIALVTVDVEAGAGQVLVRNTAMSVEPYMRGRMSVDKGSYVEPYELNAPMDGFVTGVVEWSDAPDVPVGSVVVHEYGWREYVALAPSDVDVVDTDGLKATDYLGVLGQTGLTAWVGMNVVGRFKEGDTVFVSSAAGGVGAVAGQLAKAKGCVVIGSCGSADKVKSVVDDFGFDAAFDYHDGTVRVLLREALEKVDRPGLDLYYDNVGAEHLEAAIREMNDNGAIALCGAISVYNATEVVPGPRNLLLMIWRRLRMEGFIVTDHEDKRPQFLEEMTDLVRRGVVTSPETYVGHGIEEAFDGFLALLDGGAVIGKALVSLGTDA
- a CDS encoding acyl-CoA dehydrogenase family protein, producing the protein MTGGTSVEAVEDFSSRVAQWYAEQGLTPRADADDRERSLAVFHDLSYEAELELITALADWIRTRYDAGFGAVGWPESFGGAGLSAEHEAVLARIESEYEVPSPHELMSVTLHLIAPTLRVFDRTPEMRALISPMLRGDVLACQLFSEPGAGSDLASLATRARREGDEWVITGQKVWTSGARFAQWGELLARTDPDVPKHRGITAFMVPLDAAGIEVRPLRQMSGGSSFNEVFLEEVRIPDAYRIGDVGDGWKVALTTLGFERNSSGENTDVGGSVDQVISLARATGALDDQVLRQKLADLLISHRLAEVSSARDAVAGDPTGVLGSMRKLQWTQRLTQMSDFVIDALEGDLAVDCGAPQSFAWTEHVLGAPGYRIAGGSDEIQRNLIAERYLGLPAEPRGDKNTPWRDIPR
- a CDS encoding SDR family NAD(P)-dependent oxidoreductase, which codes for MGTLDGKVVLVTAGSRGIGRGVVEALLAEGASVAMTGRSPEKGARALEEIGLPDRTVFFAGDARDRDDVAGWVTSTVERFGSIDVLVNNAGGSDGFALVHEMTDQAWENAFTFILDSAFWATRAALKHMVAQGSGRIVNISSVEGKMGNKATVSHYISAKHALNGLTKAVAFEYGRQGITCNAICPGAVETDLMREVGPSWAAENGMTYEEYKNGYAKEAATGQLNTAQEVGATVVLMAGPAGAGINGALWNVDGGTAPY
- a CDS encoding SDR family NAD(P)-dependent oxidoreductase, which codes for MGSLDGEVALVTAGSGGIGRGVVNALLMEGASVALTGRSTERGARALEEIGLPDRTVFFAGDARDRDDVAGWVTSTVERFGSIDVLVNNAGGSDGFALVHEMTDQAWENAFTFILDSAFWATRAALKHMVAQGSGRIVNISSVEGKMGNKATVSHYISAKHALNGLTKAVAFEYGRQGITCNAICPGAVETERTKEIGPEFAAENGLTYEEYIADYAKDAATGRLNTPEQIGATVVLMAGPAGAGINGALWNVDGGTAPY
- a CDS encoding CoA transferase, which codes for MGGEQIAERVPGVRRGPLSGVKVADFCWMGVGAVATRMLADFGAEVIRIEDRDRPDLPRRLPLYKGEVRAYGDIDPNPDPNKGGLFNNYNRNKLGITLNMRTEKGREIAERLIADSGIVTENFAPGVLEKWGLTRERIEELRPGSILARMAGFGHDGPHHRFRSYGPVIQAVCGLSFNSGLPGREPSAWGMSYMDNQAAYYNAIALMTAIYHRKRTGEGMYLDVSAVEAGIGLLGPDLLDTLVNGRPSRRPDFPRGNRLEFPDAAPHGVYPASGEDQWIAVAVFDEKDWSALVEVMGRPEWAIDDRFATMQARLENVDALDALLGEWTVAYDKHTLMHLLQKAGVTAGAVQNSRDLVETDPQIAARGTFFELDHPVIGPALFEGIPMRLSGSEQHNWRSAPLMGEDNDHVLSRVLGMDADEIGRLAAEGII